The Oryzias melastigma strain HK-1 linkage group LG3, ASM292280v2, whole genome shotgun sequence genome contains a region encoding:
- the LOC112160611 gene encoding uncharacterized protein LOC112160611: MDTSSKGLLEELSLGKNNVEDEEEETDGQHQEKETDQSQTEDLCAGGQKKAAAWAPCFYSKGGKEVYRYVGQEIIIEEAFDSFAGMIWPGALSLCHYLDTHRDQHNLVDKAVLEIGAGTGLVSVVAALLGAWVTATDLPDVLSNLRVNLSRNTRGRCRHTPQVASLSWGFDLEPTYPSSVYRYDYVLAADVVYHHDYLDELLATMKHFCKQGTTLIWANKVRFETDLTFTDNFKKAFHTSLLAEDGEMKIFMATSRQEEEDSEAEAEIQNLPLNLEEAKTDEEEESMKELEKSEEAEHNCEILVQTNRETEEQRITSDDEEIEDPSEDNSEEADTTSNNKSNQEVRTEKAVLYKFVPSVIFSHGKDIYHYVGEDIVIYESIDSYGGVMWPAALALCSFLEKNKHTVNLEGKTVLELGAGTGLVSIVATLLGGAVTATDLPQMLSNLRANVMRNTRGRCRHTPQIASLPWGFDLEPTYPSSVYRYDYVLAADVVYHHDCLDELLATMKHFCKQGTTLIWANKVRFETDLTFTDNFKKAFHTSLLAEDGEMKIFMATSRQGKVKEL, encoded by the exons atggacacTTCATCCAAAGGTCTCTTAGAAGAACTCAGTTTGGGAAAAAACAATgtagaggatgaagaggaagagaCTGATGGACAACATCAGGAGAAAGAAACAG atCAGTCACAAACTGAAGATTTATGTGCTGGAGGTcagaaaaaagcagcagcatggGCTCCATGTTTTTACTCCAAAGGAGGTAAAGAGGTGTACCGCTATGTGGGTCAGGAGATCATCATTGAAGAGGCTTTTGACTCGTTTGCTGGCATGATATGGCCCGGG GCTCTGTCTCTGTGTCACTACCTGGACACTCATCGTGACCAACACAATCTAGTGGACAAAGCAGTTCTGGAGATTGGAGCAGGAACTGGCCTTGTGTCTGTTGTAGCTGCACTCCTGG GAGCCTGGGTCACAGCCACTGACCTTCCAGATGTCTTGAGCAACCTGAGGGTCAACTTGAGTAGGAACACCAGGGGGCGCTGCAGACACACCCCTCAGGTGGCCTCTCTATCCTGGGGCTTTGACCTGGAGCCCACCTACCCGTCGTCTGTCTACAGGTACGACTATGTGCTGGCAGCAGATGTGGTCTACCATCACGACTATCTGGATGAGCTCCTGGCCACCATGAAGCATTTCTGCAAACAAGGAACAACTCTGATCTGGGCCAACAAGGTCAGGTTTGAGACAGATCTGACTTTCACTGACAACTTCAAGAAGGCCTTTCACACAAGCCTACTAGCTGAAGATGGAGAGATGAAGATCTTCATGGCAACTAGCAGACAGGAAGAAGAGGATAGTGAAGCAGAGGCAGAAATCCAAAACCTGCCATTGAACTTAGAAGAAGCTAAGacagatgaggaggaagagagcATGAAGGAGCtggaaaaaagtgaagaagcTGAACATAATTGTGAGATTTTAGTACAGAcaaacagagagacagaagaacAGAGAATAACCTCTGATGATGAAGAAATAGAGGACCCCAGCGAAGACAACAGCGAAGAAGCTGACACAACTTCAAACAACAAATCCA ATCAGGAGGTTAGGACGGAGAAGGCTGTGCTGTACAAGTTTGTCCCGAGTGTCATTTTCAGCCATGGAAAAGATATCTATCATTACGTGGGGGAAGACATTGTCATTTATGAGTCAATTGACTCATATGGGGGGGTTATGTGGCCAGCT GCTTTGGCTTTGTGCTCCTTTTTGGAGAAGAACAAACACACTGTCAACCTGGAGGGGAAAACCGTCCTGGAACTGGGAGCAGGAACAGGACTGGTTTCCATTGTAGCTACATTACTGG GAGGTGCAGTCACAGCAACAGACCTGCCACAGATGCTCAGCAATCTCAGGGCCAATGTGATGAGGAACACCAGGGGGCGCTGCAGACACACCCCTCAGATAGCATCTCTGCCCTGGGGCTTTGACCTGGAGCCCACCTACCCGTCGTCTGTCTACAGGTACGACTATGTGCTGGCAGCGGATGTGGTCTACCATCACGACTGTCTGGACGAGCTCCTGGCCACCATGAAGCATTTCTGCAAACAAGGAACAACTCTGATCTGGGCCAACAAGGTCAGGTTTGAGACGGATCTGACTTTCACTGACAACTTCAAGAAGGCCTTTCACACAAGCCTACTAGCTGAAGATGGAGAGATGAAGATCTTCATGGCAACTAGCAGACAGGGGAAGGTGAAGGAGctataa
- the mettl21e gene encoding methyltransferase like 21e isoform X1, whose amino-acid sequence METEECKAREDFKTKQKGGNLEKDSKSDTKAEDTELSNAIMSRRSQPSYFSSETWEGYNFSDLEIRIKESTDVYGAVLWPSAMVLCHFLEVNQDKFNLADKNVIELGAGTGLVTIVSSLLGTETVHVLRSNSNLIYLFIFFFYSNCMVSLGAKVTSTDLPDVLGNLQYNVMRNTKGRCKYTPLVTELIWGQDLDQRFPRASHCFDYILAADVVYSHPYLDELMNTFDYLCQENTQILWAMRFRLDPENSFVERFQKRFHSEELYDLPSLNIKLFRAWRRDKWTNDS is encoded by the exons ATGGAGACTGAAGAGTGTAAGGCGAGAGAGGActtcaaaaccaaacaaaaaggtGGAAATTTGGAGAAAGACTCTAAATCTG ATACCAAAGCAGAGGATACAGAACTGTCCAACGCCATCATGTCTCGCCGTTCTCAGCCCTCCTACTTCAGCTCTGAGACTTGGGAGGGATACAACTTCTCGGATCTGGAGATCAGAATCAAAGAGTCCACAGACGTATATGGAGCTGTTCTCTGGCCGTCG GCCATGGTGCTGTGTCATTTCTTAGAGGTCAACCAAGACAAATTCAACCTGGCAGACAAAAACGTGATTGAACTGGGAGCAGGAACTGGCCTCGTTACTATTGTTTCCAGCCTTTTAGGTACTGAAACAGTTCATGTACTTAGATCAAATTCcaaccttatttatttatttatattttttttttattcaaactgcaTGGTTTCTTTAGGAGCTAAGGTCACATCCACAGATCTGCCAGATGTGCTGGGAAACCTTCAATACAACGTAATGCGCAACACCAAAGGTCGATGCAAATACACTCCTTTA GTCACTGAGCTGATATGGGGTCAGGATTTGGATCAGCGATTCCCTCGTGCCTCTCACTGTTTTGACTACATACTGGCGGCTGATGTGGTGTACTCCCACCCTTACCTCGACGAGCTCATGAACACATTTGACTACCTGTGCCAGGAGAACACACAGATCCTGTGGGCCATGCGCTTCCGGCTGGACCCGGAGAACAGCTTTGTGGAGCGCTTCCAAAAGCGTTTCCATTCAGAAGAGCTGTATGACCTCCCCAGTCTGAACATAAAGCTGTTCAGAGCTTGGAGGAGGGACAAGTGGACCAATGACAGCTGA
- the mettl21e gene encoding methyltransferase like 21e isoform X2, which produces METEECKAREDFKTKQKGGNLEKDSKSDTKAEDTELSNAIMSRRSQPSYFSSETWEGYNFSDLEIRIKESTDVYGAVLWPSAMVLCHFLEVNQDKFNLADKNVIELGAGTGLVTIVSSLLGAKVTSTDLPDVLGNLQYNVMRNTKGRCKYTPLVTELIWGQDLDQRFPRASHCFDYILAADVVYSHPYLDELMNTFDYLCQENTQILWAMRFRLDPENSFVERFQKRFHSEELYDLPSLNIKLFRAWRRDKWTNDS; this is translated from the exons ATGGAGACTGAAGAGTGTAAGGCGAGAGAGGActtcaaaaccaaacaaaaaggtGGAAATTTGGAGAAAGACTCTAAATCTG ATACCAAAGCAGAGGATACAGAACTGTCCAACGCCATCATGTCTCGCCGTTCTCAGCCCTCCTACTTCAGCTCTGAGACTTGGGAGGGATACAACTTCTCGGATCTGGAGATCAGAATCAAAGAGTCCACAGACGTATATGGAGCTGTTCTCTGGCCGTCG GCCATGGTGCTGTGTCATTTCTTAGAGGTCAACCAAGACAAATTCAACCTGGCAGACAAAAACGTGATTGAACTGGGAGCAGGAACTGGCCTCGTTACTATTGTTTCCAGCCTTTTAG GAGCTAAGGTCACATCCACAGATCTGCCAGATGTGCTGGGAAACCTTCAATACAACGTAATGCGCAACACCAAAGGTCGATGCAAATACACTCCTTTA GTCACTGAGCTGATATGGGGTCAGGATTTGGATCAGCGATTCCCTCGTGCCTCTCACTGTTTTGACTACATACTGGCGGCTGATGTGGTGTACTCCCACCCTTACCTCGACGAGCTCATGAACACATTTGACTACCTGTGCCAGGAGAACACACAGATCCTGTGGGCCATGCGCTTCCGGCTGGACCCGGAGAACAGCTTTGTGGAGCGCTTCCAAAAGCGTTTCCATTCAGAAGAGCTGTATGACCTCCCCAGTCTGAACATAAAGCTGTTCAGAGCTTGGAGGAGGGACAAGTGGACCAATGACAGCTGA